From a single Arachis hypogaea cultivar Tifrunner chromosome 3, arahy.Tifrunner.gnm2.J5K5, whole genome shotgun sequence genomic region:
- the LOC112789270 gene encoding protein RETICULATA-RELATED 4, chloroplastic, producing the protein MSSFAFSFTPAPSSSSSSTYSPFSSSKTNPPFFASFSSSSSSSSFSLRLASPPSFSSFSFGINRRTDPAFVLHSTVEVAGGGGDHGSIGGGHGGGGHGGDDDGNAGEHGRKKEAMMVLAEAGRSLESVPSDLAAAIKDGKIPASVVSRFLELEKNPFFRWLLQFGGFKERLLADDLFLAKVGMECGVGIFTKTAAEYDRRREKFFDELEIVFADVVMAILADFMLVYLPAPTVSLRPPLAINAGPIAKFFHNCPDNAFQVALSGTSYSLLQRFGAIARNGAKLFAVGSASSLVGTAVTNALINAKKAVDKSSSGEIENVPILSTSAAYGVYMGVSSNLRYQVLAGIIEQRILEPLLHQHKLMLSALCFAVRTGNTYLGSLLWVDYARFIGVQ; encoded by the exons ATGTCGTCGTTCGCTTTCTCTTTCACTCCAgctccctcctcctcctcctcctccacctattcccctttttcttcttccaaaaCTAACCCTCCCTTCTtcgcttccttttcttcttcttcttcttcttcctcattttctcTTCGTCTTGCTTCACCTCcctccttttcctccttctctttcgGAATCAACCGCCGCACAGATCCCGCTTTCGTTCTCCATTCCACCGTCGAAGTCGCCGGTGGCGGCGGCGATCACGGATCCATCGGCGGCGGTCATGGAGGAGGTGGTCACGGCGGAGACGACGACGGCAATGCGGGCGAGCACGGGAGGAAGAAGGAGGCGATGATGGTGCTGGCGGAGGCAGGGAGGTCGTTGGAGAGCGTGCCTTCAGACTTGGCGGCCGCCATCAAGGACGGAAAGATCCCCGCCTCCGTGGTGTCACGGTTCTTGGAGCTTGAGAAGAATCCATTCTTCAGGTGGCTTCTTCAGTTTGGTGGATTCAAGGAGCGTCTTCTTGCCGATGATCTCTTCCTCGCTAAGGTTGGCATGGAGTGTGGCGTTGGCATCTTCACCAAG ACTGCCGCTGAGTATGACCGCAGGAGAGAAAAATTCTTTGACGAGCTGGAAATAGTTTTCGCAGATGTG GTGATGGCCATACTTGCAGATTTCATGCTGGTTTATCTTCCTGCACCTACCGTGTCTCTTAGACCGCCGCTTGCAATCAATGCAGGCCCCATTGCTAAGTTCTTCCACAACTGCCCGGATAATGCATTCCAG gTTGCTCTCTCTGGGACATCATATTCTTTGTTACAGAGGTTTGGTGCAATAGCG CGTAATGGGGCTAAGCTTTTTGCTGTTGGATCTGCATCATCACTG GTCGGGACAGCTGTGACAAATGCCTTGATTAATGCAAAGAAGGCTGTTGATAAGTCTTCCTCTGGAGAAATCGAAAATGTTCCAATATTATCAACCAGTGCTGCCTATGGTGTCTATATGGGAGTTTCTAGCAACCTCAG GTACCAAGTACTTGCTGGAATTATAGAACAAAGGATTTTGGAACCATTGCTGCACCAACACAAACTCATGCTCAGCGCGCTTTGCTTTGCTGTTAGAACCGGCAACACTTACTTGGGTTCATTATT GTGGGTGGATTATGCTCGATTTATAGGGGTTCAGTAG